From Phycodurus eques isolate BA_2022a chromosome 13, UOR_Pequ_1.1, whole genome shotgun sequence, a single genomic window includes:
- the nmnat2 gene encoding nicotinamide/nicotinic acid mononucleotide adenylyltransferase 2, translating into MPETSKSHVILLSCGSFNPITKGHIHMFEKAREYLHKTGRFIVIGGIISPVHNSYGKPGLVSSRHRLTMCQLAVRSSDWIRVDPWECYQDTWQTTCSILEHHRDLMKRVTGCILSNVNTPLSTPVIGQPQTQAPPIYQNHNNLNHKPTSAKLWGKLSESLGKVCCMRPHMDRFTFIDENANLGPTMTYEEIELRILLLCGSDLLESFCIPGLWKDSDMEVIVGDFGMVVVPRDGADTERIMKQSSVLRNHKDNIVVVEDDGKHPMAQVSSTKSRLALQHGDGHVVDYLCQPVIDYILNTQLYINASG; encoded by the exons aaaaGGCAAGGGAGTACCTGCACAAAACAGGACGTTTCATCGTGATTGGAGGGATCATTTCGCCGGTGCACAACTCTTATGGGAAACCT GGCCTGGTGTCCAGCAGGCATCGTCTGACCATGTGTCAGCTGGCCGTGCGGTCGTCCGACTGGATCAG GGTGGACCCCTGGGAGTGTTACCAGGACACCTGGCAGACCACTTGCAGCATCCTGGAGCACCACCGAGACCTCATGAAG AGAGTGACGGGCTGCATTTTGTCAAACGTCAACACGCCGTTGTCGACGCCCGTCATTGGTCAGCCGCAGACCCAGGCTCCGCCCATTTATCAGAATCACAACAACTTAAATCACAAGCCCACTTCCG CAAAACTTTGGGGGAAGCTGAGTGAGAGTTTGGGCAAAGTTTGCTGCATGCGTCCTCACATGGACCGCTTCACCTTCATTG ATGAAAATGCCAACTTGGGGCCCACCATGACGTATGAGGAGATCG AGTTGCGCATCTTGCTCCTGTGTGGAAGTGACCTCCTGGAATCTTTCTGCATCCCTGGCCTGTGGAAGGACAGTGAT aTGGAGGTGATCGTGGGCGACTTCGGCATGGTGGTGGTCCCTCGTGACGGCGCCGACACCGAGCGCATCATGAAGCAGTCGTCGGTGCTACGGAATCACAAG GACAACATCGTGGTGGTCGAGGACGACGGCAAACATCCGATGGCGCAGGTCAGCTCCACTAAGAGCAG GCTGGCGCTGCAGCACGGCGACGGCCACGTTGTGGACTACCTGTGCCAGCCCGTCATCGACTACATCCTCAACACGCAACTGTACATCAATGCCTCGGGATAG
- the lamc2 gene encoding laminin subunit gamma-2 isoform X2, translated as MKISLAALFFALGVVTATDKLRCECNGRSGVCVRDALGLRCVDCSGNGRGRRCERCQDGFRQGGPTLGCVPCGCHPAGSVSGRCDSRGRCVCREGVTGTKCDLCPRGPIGPRGCSPRRSPREDSGSALCFCYGHSSQCSAQSAYGVHNIRSTFEHGPEGWKAAAAHGLTPADVRSRWSPKYEDVEVISGSGPPVYLYAPASYLGNKLLSYGHNLSFSLRLDRGIRRPSIDDVVLEGSGHRVSASLGDLRSVVPCGQKIDYTFRLDEQPGSRWRPQLTPFQFQTLLQNLSAIQIRATFGDRGRGYLDNVKMVSARRGDGAPARWVRTCVCPPGYEGDFCQQCSAGFRRRRAADGAFSPCEPCGCKGGDCDPQTGDCYPADETQTCSDGFYWDPWMRTCVTCPCPRGVPCSPVAGSARPQCHVCPPGTTGLRCDECLEGFYGSPGGGAGGRRPCRPCRCNGHIDVRVAGSCDRTGGECLKCVNNTMGRSCDVCLANFYHRSLEQACRPCDCNLRGSESLQCDDGGRCRCRLGFDGPKCQTSRECPACFDAAKVKAEELAFKVQKLQAQNSEMGAGLNTGNNTNIEAVISAAEALVDDLEGDAEQLADLEKRLRDSLTSIGRARLSEERDVQNTADATGDIKRRQLTYVTKGDRLQNLVEDMKRKLDEAESSLRAAEFPAGDAPLTPNLLSSLSRAATSLADKHRTKAVAVERSAKEALGDSEKSLALVRNLLNKGNNVKDLIGGVRTAYDGMAARVKGLENRAIRVGGEATDESDKAKGMLEDISRTARDVPPALTGDTDATAAKLDLLKKAADGSVAGFTALRDDVQRDTVAAQDMLERGRSAIRDTDALTGRVDAAHADTKGALRRINSNTDKLDAALGTLRGFDRQIAANQAQADAAVERLPAVRATVRRAAENNAETRGSLDAVSADSDTAMASINRLEKLIPVLEGAIGSVPPLGNEATDVNDGVKALRTLAGDVGADLDAELSAGRKTEADAGQAGDAAATALRNAKLARDAVGRMLQDIAEGMVNINQTGTFDPDRLEELEDSVAAAHRNVETRLKPQLRDAAAREAAQRRLLAVLNGDIDAILGDIANLEDILKTVPSGCFNSPPIEKA; from the exons ATGAAGATTTCACTCGCCGCGCTTTTCTTTGCGCTTGGCGTCGTCACGGCGACCGACA AGTTGCGGTGCGAGTGCAACGGTCGCTcgggcgtgtgcgtgcgcgacGCGCTGGGTCTCCGTTGCGTGGATTGCTCGGGCAACGGCCGAGGTCGGCGCTGCGAACGCTGCCAAGACGGATTCCGCCAAGGAGGGCCGACGCTCGGCTGCGTGCCGTGTGGCTGCCACCCCGCGG GTTCTGTCAGCGGCAGGTGTGACAGCAGGGGGCGCTGTGTCTGCAGAGAGGGCGTCACAGGAACAAAGTGTGACCTCTGCCCCCGAGGACCAATCGGCCCCCGCGGATGCTCACCAAG GCGCAGTCCCAGAGAGGATTCCGGCAGCGCGTTGTGTTTCTGTTACGGTCACAGCAGCCAATGTTCCGCCCAGTCGGCGTACGGCGTCCACAACATCCGGAGCACCTTCGAGCACG GTCCCGAGGGTTGGAAGGCGGCCGCCGCTCACGGCCTCACGCCGGCGGACGTCCGCTCCCGCTGGTCCCCCAAGTACGAGGACGTGGAGGTGATCTCCGGGAGCGGTCCGCCGGTGTACCTGTACGCGCCAG CTTCTTACCTGGGCAACAAGTTGCTGAGTTACGGTCACAACTTGTCCTTCTCGCTGCGTCTGGACCGCGGCATCCGACGCCCGTCTATCGACGACGTCGTTCTGGAAGGTTCCGGTCACCGGGTCTCGGCTTCGCTGGGCGACCTGCGCTCTGTCGTTCCCTGCGGGCAGAAGATCGACTACACCTTCAG ACTGGACGAGCAGCCAGGCAGCAGGTGGCGCCCTCAGCTCACGCCCTTCCAGTTCCAGACACTCCTCCAGAACCTGAGCGCCATCCAGATACGAGCCACCTTTGGAGACAGAG GACGCGGTTACCTGGACAACGTCAAAATGGTGTCGGCGAGGCGAGGGGACGGCGCCCCGGCCCGCTGGGTGCGGACCTGCGTCTGTCCGCCGGGATACGAGGGCGACTTCTGTCAACAATGCTCAGCGGGTTTCAGACGGCGGAGGGCGGCGGACGGAGCGTTCAGCCCTTGCGAGCCCTGCGGCTGCAAGGGGGGCGACTGCGACCCGCAAACGGGCGACTGCTACCCCGCGGATGAGACGCAAACCTGCTCGGACGGGTTTTACTGGGACCCGTGGATGCGGACCTGCGTGACGTGCCCCTGTCCCAGGGGAGTGCCGTGCTCGCCGGTCGCCGGGTCGGCACGGCCGCAGTGTCACGTCTGTCCGCCCGGAACCACGG GGCTACGCTGCGACGAGTGTCTGGAGGGTTTCTACGGCTCGCCCGGAGGGGGCGCCGGAGGGCGGCGGCCGTGCCGACCCTGCCGGTGTAACGGCCACATTGACGTCAGAGTGGCGGGAAGCTGCGATCGAACCGGCGGCGAATGTCTGAAGTGCGTCAACAACACGATGGGTCGCAGCTGCGATGTATGTTTGGCCAACTTTTATCACCGCAGCCTGGAGCAGGCCTGCAGAC CATGCGACTGCAATCTTCGGGGCTCCGAGTCGCTGCAGTGCGACGACGGCGGTCGCTGTCGCTGCAGACTGGGCTTCGACGGTCCCAAGTGTCAGACGTCCCGGGAGTGTCCCGCCTGTTTCGACGCAGCCAAAGTCAAG GCGGAGGAGTTGGCTTTCAAAGTTCAGAAGTTGCAGGCGCAGAACTCCGAGATGGGTGCCGGACTCAATACTGGCAACAACACCAATATAGAGGCCGTGATAAGTGCGGCCGAGGCGCTGGTGGACGACCTGGAGGGCGATGCGGAGCAGCTAGCAG ACCTGGAGAAGCGGCTGCGGGACAGTCTGACGTCTATCGGCCGCGCTCGACTGTCCGAGGAACGGGACGTCCAGAACACGGCCGACGCGACCGGTGACATCAAACGACGGCAGCTGACCTACGTGACCAAAGGAGATCGGCTTCAGAATTTAGTGGAGGACATGAAACGCAAACTGGACGAGGCCGAGTCAAGTCTCCGGGCGGCT GAGTTTCCGGCAGGCGATGCTCCCCTGACTCCAAACCTTCTCTCCTCGTTGTCGCGGGCCGCGACAAGCTTGGCTGATAA ACATCGGACGAAGGCGGTGGCGGTGGAGCGGAGTGCCAAGGAGGCTCTGGGCGACTCTGAGAAAAGTCTGGCACTGGTCCGGAATCTTCTCAACAAAGGGAACAATGTCAAAGATCTGATCGGAGGAGTGCGAACTGC GTATGACGGGATGGCGGCGCGGGTCAAGGGTTTGGAGAACCGGGCGATCCGCGTGGGCGGTGAGGCCACGGACGAGAGCGACAAGGCCAAAGGCATGCTGGAAGACATCAGCAGGACGGCCAGAGACGTCCCGCCCGCCCTGACG GGCGACACGGACGCCACGGCCGCCAAGCTGGACCTCCTGAAGAAGGCGGCAGACGGGAGCGTGGCGGGCTTCACGGCACTGCGGGACGACGTACAGCGGGACACGGTTGCcgcccaggacatgctggagcgaGGCAGGAGTGCCATCCGG GACACAGATGCGCTGACAGGCCGAGTGGACGCCGCCCACGCCGACACCAAGGGGGCGCTGCGGCGCATAAACAGCAACACCGACAAGCTGGACGCCGCCCTCGGCACTCTGAGAG GCTTCGACCGGCAGATCGCCGCCAACCAAGCGCAAGCGGACGCCGCCGTCGAGCGGCTTCCTGCTGTCCGCGCGACCGTTCGGCGAGCCGCCGAGAACAACGCTGAGACGCGGGGCTCGCTGGACGCCGTGTCCGCGGATTCGGACACGGCCATGGCGTCCATCAACCGGCTGGAAAAGCTGATCCCCGTTCTGGAG GGAGCAATCGGGTCCGTACCGCCTCTCGGAAACGAGGCCACCGACGTGAACGACGGCGTCAAGGCACTGCGGACACTGGCGGGCGATGTCGGCGCAGACCTCGACGCCGAGCTCAGCGCCGGCAGGAAAACGGAAGCGGACGCGGGGCAG GCTGGAGATGCCGCCGCCACCGCCCTGAGGAACGCCAAACTGGCCAGAGACGCCGTGGGAAGAATGCTGCAAGACATTGCCGAAGGGATGGTCAACATCA ACCAAACGGGTACGTTCGACCCGGACCGCCTCGAGGAGCTGGAGGACTCGGTGGCGGCGGCCCACCGCAACGTGGAGACACGTCTCAAGCCTCAGCTCAGGGACGCGGCGGCGCGGGAAGCGGCGCAGCGCCGCCTGCTGGCCGTCTTAAATGGGGACATCGACGCCATCTTGGGAGACATCGCCAACCTGGAGGACATCTTGAAGACCGTACCCAGCGGGTGCTTCAACAGCCCCCCCATTGAGAAGGCCTGA
- the lamc2 gene encoding laminin subunit gamma-2 isoform X1 — MKISLAALFFALGVVTATDTELRCECNGRSGVCVRDALGLRCVDCSGNGRGRRCERCQDGFRQGGPTLGCVPCGCHPAGSVSGRCDSRGRCVCREGVTGTKCDLCPRGPIGPRGCSPRRSPREDSGSALCFCYGHSSQCSAQSAYGVHNIRSTFEHGPEGWKAAAAHGLTPADVRSRWSPKYEDVEVISGSGPPVYLYAPASYLGNKLLSYGHNLSFSLRLDRGIRRPSIDDVVLEGSGHRVSASLGDLRSVVPCGQKIDYTFRLDEQPGSRWRPQLTPFQFQTLLQNLSAIQIRATFGDRGRGYLDNVKMVSARRGDGAPARWVRTCVCPPGYEGDFCQQCSAGFRRRRAADGAFSPCEPCGCKGGDCDPQTGDCYPADETQTCSDGFYWDPWMRTCVTCPCPRGVPCSPVAGSARPQCHVCPPGTTGLRCDECLEGFYGSPGGGAGGRRPCRPCRCNGHIDVRVAGSCDRTGGECLKCVNNTMGRSCDVCLANFYHRSLEQACRPCDCNLRGSESLQCDDGGRCRCRLGFDGPKCQTSRECPACFDAAKVKAEELAFKVQKLQAQNSEMGAGLNTGNNTNIEAVISAAEALVDDLEGDAEQLADLEKRLRDSLTSIGRARLSEERDVQNTADATGDIKRRQLTYVTKGDRLQNLVEDMKRKLDEAESSLRAAEFPAGDAPLTPNLLSSLSRAATSLADKHRTKAVAVERSAKEALGDSEKSLALVRNLLNKGNNVKDLIGGVRTAYDGMAARVKGLENRAIRVGGEATDESDKAKGMLEDISRTARDVPPALTGDTDATAAKLDLLKKAADGSVAGFTALRDDVQRDTVAAQDMLERGRSAIRDTDALTGRVDAAHADTKGALRRINSNTDKLDAALGTLRGFDRQIAANQAQADAAVERLPAVRATVRRAAENNAETRGSLDAVSADSDTAMASINRLEKLIPVLEGAIGSVPPLGNEATDVNDGVKALRTLAGDVGADLDAELSAGRKTEADAGQAGDAAATALRNAKLARDAVGRMLQDIAEGMVNINQTGTFDPDRLEELEDSVAAAHRNVETRLKPQLRDAAAREAAQRRLLAVLNGDIDAILGDIANLEDILKTVPSGCFNSPPIEKA; from the exons ATGAAGATTTCACTCGCCGCGCTTTTCTTTGCGCTTGGCGTCGTCACGGCGACCGACA cagAGTTGCGGTGCGAGTGCAACGGTCGCTcgggcgtgtgcgtgcgcgacGCGCTGGGTCTCCGTTGCGTGGATTGCTCGGGCAACGGCCGAGGTCGGCGCTGCGAACGCTGCCAAGACGGATTCCGCCAAGGAGGGCCGACGCTCGGCTGCGTGCCGTGTGGCTGCCACCCCGCGG GTTCTGTCAGCGGCAGGTGTGACAGCAGGGGGCGCTGTGTCTGCAGAGAGGGCGTCACAGGAACAAAGTGTGACCTCTGCCCCCGAGGACCAATCGGCCCCCGCGGATGCTCACCAAG GCGCAGTCCCAGAGAGGATTCCGGCAGCGCGTTGTGTTTCTGTTACGGTCACAGCAGCCAATGTTCCGCCCAGTCGGCGTACGGCGTCCACAACATCCGGAGCACCTTCGAGCACG GTCCCGAGGGTTGGAAGGCGGCCGCCGCTCACGGCCTCACGCCGGCGGACGTCCGCTCCCGCTGGTCCCCCAAGTACGAGGACGTGGAGGTGATCTCCGGGAGCGGTCCGCCGGTGTACCTGTACGCGCCAG CTTCTTACCTGGGCAACAAGTTGCTGAGTTACGGTCACAACTTGTCCTTCTCGCTGCGTCTGGACCGCGGCATCCGACGCCCGTCTATCGACGACGTCGTTCTGGAAGGTTCCGGTCACCGGGTCTCGGCTTCGCTGGGCGACCTGCGCTCTGTCGTTCCCTGCGGGCAGAAGATCGACTACACCTTCAG ACTGGACGAGCAGCCAGGCAGCAGGTGGCGCCCTCAGCTCACGCCCTTCCAGTTCCAGACACTCCTCCAGAACCTGAGCGCCATCCAGATACGAGCCACCTTTGGAGACAGAG GACGCGGTTACCTGGACAACGTCAAAATGGTGTCGGCGAGGCGAGGGGACGGCGCCCCGGCCCGCTGGGTGCGGACCTGCGTCTGTCCGCCGGGATACGAGGGCGACTTCTGTCAACAATGCTCAGCGGGTTTCAGACGGCGGAGGGCGGCGGACGGAGCGTTCAGCCCTTGCGAGCCCTGCGGCTGCAAGGGGGGCGACTGCGACCCGCAAACGGGCGACTGCTACCCCGCGGATGAGACGCAAACCTGCTCGGACGGGTTTTACTGGGACCCGTGGATGCGGACCTGCGTGACGTGCCCCTGTCCCAGGGGAGTGCCGTGCTCGCCGGTCGCCGGGTCGGCACGGCCGCAGTGTCACGTCTGTCCGCCCGGAACCACGG GGCTACGCTGCGACGAGTGTCTGGAGGGTTTCTACGGCTCGCCCGGAGGGGGCGCCGGAGGGCGGCGGCCGTGCCGACCCTGCCGGTGTAACGGCCACATTGACGTCAGAGTGGCGGGAAGCTGCGATCGAACCGGCGGCGAATGTCTGAAGTGCGTCAACAACACGATGGGTCGCAGCTGCGATGTATGTTTGGCCAACTTTTATCACCGCAGCCTGGAGCAGGCCTGCAGAC CATGCGACTGCAATCTTCGGGGCTCCGAGTCGCTGCAGTGCGACGACGGCGGTCGCTGTCGCTGCAGACTGGGCTTCGACGGTCCCAAGTGTCAGACGTCCCGGGAGTGTCCCGCCTGTTTCGACGCAGCCAAAGTCAAG GCGGAGGAGTTGGCTTTCAAAGTTCAGAAGTTGCAGGCGCAGAACTCCGAGATGGGTGCCGGACTCAATACTGGCAACAACACCAATATAGAGGCCGTGATAAGTGCGGCCGAGGCGCTGGTGGACGACCTGGAGGGCGATGCGGAGCAGCTAGCAG ACCTGGAGAAGCGGCTGCGGGACAGTCTGACGTCTATCGGCCGCGCTCGACTGTCCGAGGAACGGGACGTCCAGAACACGGCCGACGCGACCGGTGACATCAAACGACGGCAGCTGACCTACGTGACCAAAGGAGATCGGCTTCAGAATTTAGTGGAGGACATGAAACGCAAACTGGACGAGGCCGAGTCAAGTCTCCGGGCGGCT GAGTTTCCGGCAGGCGATGCTCCCCTGACTCCAAACCTTCTCTCCTCGTTGTCGCGGGCCGCGACAAGCTTGGCTGATAA ACATCGGACGAAGGCGGTGGCGGTGGAGCGGAGTGCCAAGGAGGCTCTGGGCGACTCTGAGAAAAGTCTGGCACTGGTCCGGAATCTTCTCAACAAAGGGAACAATGTCAAAGATCTGATCGGAGGAGTGCGAACTGC GTATGACGGGATGGCGGCGCGGGTCAAGGGTTTGGAGAACCGGGCGATCCGCGTGGGCGGTGAGGCCACGGACGAGAGCGACAAGGCCAAAGGCATGCTGGAAGACATCAGCAGGACGGCCAGAGACGTCCCGCCCGCCCTGACG GGCGACACGGACGCCACGGCCGCCAAGCTGGACCTCCTGAAGAAGGCGGCAGACGGGAGCGTGGCGGGCTTCACGGCACTGCGGGACGACGTACAGCGGGACACGGTTGCcgcccaggacatgctggagcgaGGCAGGAGTGCCATCCGG GACACAGATGCGCTGACAGGCCGAGTGGACGCCGCCCACGCCGACACCAAGGGGGCGCTGCGGCGCATAAACAGCAACACCGACAAGCTGGACGCCGCCCTCGGCACTCTGAGAG GCTTCGACCGGCAGATCGCCGCCAACCAAGCGCAAGCGGACGCCGCCGTCGAGCGGCTTCCTGCTGTCCGCGCGACCGTTCGGCGAGCCGCCGAGAACAACGCTGAGACGCGGGGCTCGCTGGACGCCGTGTCCGCGGATTCGGACACGGCCATGGCGTCCATCAACCGGCTGGAAAAGCTGATCCCCGTTCTGGAG GGAGCAATCGGGTCCGTACCGCCTCTCGGAAACGAGGCCACCGACGTGAACGACGGCGTCAAGGCACTGCGGACACTGGCGGGCGATGTCGGCGCAGACCTCGACGCCGAGCTCAGCGCCGGCAGGAAAACGGAAGCGGACGCGGGGCAG GCTGGAGATGCCGCCGCCACCGCCCTGAGGAACGCCAAACTGGCCAGAGACGCCGTGGGAAGAATGCTGCAAGACATTGCCGAAGGGATGGTCAACATCA ACCAAACGGGTACGTTCGACCCGGACCGCCTCGAGGAGCTGGAGGACTCGGTGGCGGCGGCCCACCGCAACGTGGAGACACGTCTCAAGCCTCAGCTCAGGGACGCGGCGGCGCGGGAAGCGGCGCAGCGCCGCCTGCTGGCCGTCTTAAATGGGGACATCGACGCCATCTTGGGAGACATCGCCAACCTGGAGGACATCTTGAAGACCGTACCCAGCGGGTGCTTCAACAGCCCCCCCATTGAGAAGGCCTGA